One bacterium genomic window, ATGATCTCGATCGGCGCCACGAACATCGTGGTGTAGAGCAGGAACGACACGAAGGTTCCCGAGCTGAGGGTCGGCGGTGAACCGTCGACTCCGCCCAGTAGCCGGGGCAGGGCGAAGATCCACACACCCAGCGCCATGAAGTGGATCGCCAGCATCAGCGCCGGCCAGAACTTGGTCCACAGGCGGTGGATGCGATTGAACTCGTCGGTCACGTCGTAGTTCCGGTGGCCGAAGCGCCCCTTCTCGCGTTCCTCTTGATTGAAGGCCTTCACCACGCGCATGCCCGGAATCGTGTCCGACAGCACGTCGGTCACACTCGACCATTTGCGCCAGGCGCGCAGGAAGAGCTGGTTCAGGCGCTCGCCATACAGATAGATCGCCCAGCACAGGATCGGCACGGGCAGAGTCATGACCAGACCGAGCTGCCAGTCCAGGTGGATCAGCACGATGCCCAGGCCCAGCAACATGACCAGTGAGAGCGATACATCGACGATGCCGAAGGCCAGGAATTCCCAGAGCCGGTCGGTGTCGGAGCTGACGCGAGTGATCAGGCTACCGGTCTTTTTGCGCGAGAAGAACGAGAGGGAGAGCGTGTGCAGGTGGTCGTACAGATCGGTGCGCAGGTCGCGCGCCACCCACTCGCCCAGCGTCGACATGTAGCGCAGGCGCACGAAGGCGCAGAGCTGTCGCATCAGGTACGTCAGCGCGATCGTGCCCACCGCCAGCCAGGCCACGCGCGCACCCTGGGAGCGCGGGAGCAGGCCGTCTTGGACCGGTGAGATCACCTCGTCGATCAGGTATCCCGCCAGGTACGGAGGAATCAGGCTGAAGACGGTGATCAGGGCTGCGGCCGACATGCCCAGCGCAACCTGGCGGCGGTACGGGCGAAGATAGGAGAGCAGCCGCCAGAGTACGGCCAGTTCGCGGCTGGCCACCAGGGCCTGGGCGTCGCGGATCGGCCGGGCCAGACCGTCGATGTACTCGCGATCGCCGTCGCCGGTCGGTACGGCACGCCCTTCGAGCTGCTCCTCGAGCACGAAGCGGATGTTCTCCATGGCGCGGCGCTGGCGATGCGTGTAGCGCAGGGTTGCGAGCCCCGGTTCTCCGGGCTCCCCCAGGATGCTGAGCACGCTGCACGACAGGCCGGGGGCTTCCCGCACCGCCGTTATGCGCGAGCGCGCGAAGCTGAGGATCTCCGGGTCCGTCGTTCCTTCCGGCTGTTTCACCAGCGCGACGTGCTCGGGACCCAGCGCGACCCACGTGCGGCAGAGCTGCATCGAGCCGTCCAGGTCGGCCAGTGCGTAGAGCTGGATCGGCTGACCCTGCCAGAGTTGCTCGATTCGCTGTCTCAGCTCCCGGGGCAGGCCCGCGGGCTGACCCGTGTAGCGTTGGATGATCTGGAGATCGTTCTCCTGGGCTGCTGTCGTCATCGTCCTGACCTCTTCTGCGTCCGATTTCGGGACGCTGGGCACAAAAAAACGGCCTTCTGGTTGCCCCAGAAGGCCGGATCAGGTGCAGTCCGGTCGTTATCTAGGGCTCAGTCAATCACCATCGGGGTTCCCCTCGCCATGGGCGCGCGAGCGGGTGCCAAACGCACCTCTGCCGATGGGAGTCGAACTTGCGGCATCCACGGCGGTCCGCGTGCGCCGCGGCACACCCAGGCAGAGCCCGAGGAGCT contains:
- a CDS encoding ABC transporter ATP-binding protein, whose amino-acid sequence is MTTAAQENDLQIIQRYTGQPAGLPRELRQRIEQLWQGQPIQLYALADLDGSMQLCRTWVALGPEHVALVKQPEGTTDPEILSFARSRITAVREAPGLSCSVLSILGEPGEPGLATLRYTHRQRRAMENIRFVLEEQLEGRAVPTGDGDREYIDGLARPIRDAQALVASRELAVLWRLLSYLRPYRRQVALGMSAAALITVFSLIPPYLAGYLIDEVISPVQDGLLPRSQGARVAWLAVGTIALTYLMRQLCAFVRLRYMSTLGEWVARDLRTDLYDHLHTLSLSFFSRKKTGSLITRVSSDTDRLWEFLAFGIVDVSLSLVMLLGLGIVLIHLDWQLGLVMTLPVPILCWAIYLYGERLNQLFLRAWRKWSSVTDVLSDTIPGMRVVKAFNQEEREKGRFGHRNYDVTDEFNRIHRLWTKFWPALMLAIHFMALGVWIFALPRLLGGVDGSPPTLSSGTFVSFLLYTTMFVAPIEIIGQMARITNRATSSAHRVFEVLDTQPEVVDASQPVRLEPIRGHVSFEKVSFGYDGLRQVIRGISFEVKEGEMVGLVGPSGGGKSTVASLIARFYDVTGGTVRIDGVDVRDLDSGHFRQQLGMVLQDPYLFHGSVLENIRYGAADATTEEVVRAGRAANAHDFICKLEHGYDTIVGERGHTLSGGERQRVSIARAILSDPRILILDEATSSVDTETERNIQEALDRLTAGRTVIAIAHRLSTLRRADRLFVIEKGRISERGTHQELLADPSSTYKRLHDMQRELAHGA